The window CGGTATTGCCAAAGGTGCTACTGCCATATAGCTAAGACTCCTAATTCATTCAACCGTTACTCCCACCAAGGCGTCATTAACGCAGCATTCAAATGATCAGAGCCGCCATACCAGTATGTCGAGATTCGTCTCGGACTGGATTGCCGTCCAATCTTCTATTATTCAGCAAAATCAGTTCTTATGGTATTCTCCGCCCATCGGCCGGACCCTGTATCTACCCCTTCTGGAGGAGCATCCCATGAGCACCGCAGCTACCCCATTCTCCGCTCTTGCCCCCAAAGCCATCAACTGGTCCATTGCCCTCAGTATTCTGCTCATCCTTGCCGGTCTCTTCGCCATCCTTATTCCACCGCTTTCGGGGCTCGCCGTCACGCTCATCTTCGCCTGGGCGATGATCTTCAGTGGCATCACCCACTTCGTCTTCGCCTTCAAGACCCACACCACCGGCGGTGTCCTTTGGGAGATCATCGTCGGCGCCGTCTACCTGGTTACGGGCATCTACCTCCTCCTGCACCCGCTCGATGCCCTCATCGCCCTCACGCTCATCCTGGCCGTGTACCTCTTCTTTGAGGGAGTCGTCGAGGTCGTTCAGTCGTTCCAACTCCGCCCCCGCCATGGCGCGACGTGGCTGCTGGTTGATGGCATCATCACCCTCATTCTGGCCATCATGATATGGCGGTCGTGGCCTGCCAGCACCGTCTGGGTCATCGGCACGCTCGTCGGCATCAGCATGATCTTCAGCGGCTTCTCCCGCCTCATGCTCTCGCTCGCTGCCAAACGCGCACTTAACAGCGAGATCTGACACGCAGACGACATCTCTCATCGGTACGTTTCTTTAGTCTCTTGAACGTTTTGATATTTGTGGCCATCAAACTGGTACAAATCCCGAACGCCATCACCGGCGCTCATATTGGCCCTCGCCAAAATGTCGTAGCGGGCGTGATGGATCACCGATTCAACCCGAAGATCGAACCCACTGGCAGAAAGCAGTAGCTCCCCAGTCTGATGATCGAAGATCCAGATCGGGCAGTTCCCTGTAGCGCCACAGATGCCACTCGCGCCCCACACTCGTATCCCACGGTCACCATTCGGACCGAGCTCGATGATCTTCACCTTTGAAGCTTCCAGAATGGAACGCTCCACCACGCTTGACTCACCCGGTTCGCTGGAAAGCTCACGGTAGATACGCTCTTTGACAGACGCAGGCAGGCGCGCATCACGCAATATACCTGCAGCTTCATTCTGAGCGCGGCTATTCGCAGCACAATAAAGCACCAATAAAAGCAGCCCAAACCACCCTGCAGGAGTCCTTCGCCACCAGAGCACCGAGAACACCGTGAAACCCTCCATCTCAATTGATAAGTTGCAATGACGGACTACGGCTGATCCGCGTTCAGCGAATTAATCAACGCATCCGCCTGCGCCATCGACCCATCCAGGCTCACCATCAGCACATCCACATCGGTCGACATCTTCGCAGAGGTTCCCTTCAACGATCCAATCGCCCGCGCATTCAGGTTGTGCTTCAAAAACGTCACCTGATCGCGAAACGCTGTGATCACCGGCGTCATCCGAGCCTCGGTCTGCCGCATCGACTTGATGTAGTTGGCCTCATTCAGCCGCGACTGCCGCAGCATCACCGCCGACTGCGCCTTCAACTTTTTGTTCTCCATCCCGTCGATCTCCTTCTGCCACTCCTTGAAGAGATCGTTCGAAACCTGATCGATCGAGTCGATGCGGTTATGCAGCTTCTGCGCGCTGTCCGCAGCCTTTTCGTACTCACTGTTTAACTTCTTATAGTTCTTCTCCAGCGAGCCGCCCTGAAACCCCGTTAACTCCTGGAACGATTCCATCGTCGTCTTGATCTGTTCCTTCGCCTGCTGCTGGTCCTTCTTCGAGTCCTTCACCCGCGACACGAGGATGTCCCGCTTCTCTTTCCCAAACGTCTTCATCGCCTTGTAGTAGGAGCTGGTACACCCGGCCAGCACAAGCAGCGGAGCGGCCCCCGCCACGCATCGCAACACCCAACGTCGAGAGATCACAGTCAACTCATTTCACCCCGTCAGAGCTTGACGAATTGTAACCTCTCCCGCAAAAACCACGGCCAACGGGCCCCTAACCCGCGACTGGCAGCCGATCACCACGCGAGCGCAGCCAAAGTTCAATCGCAATCGTGTTGATCGAAAAACCGATCCAGAACGCAACGCCGAAGAACTGCGCCGGTTCAAGATGCGTCAACCGGCTCGTCGCAAAGAACACGCCCATCACCGGCCGAGTCGTCGCAATCCCTAGAAGAATCGCAACCGCACGCAGCATCCACCGCATCTTCTCCAACGCATCACCCCGGCGCATCGCCACAAAGGCACGCGCGAGTGAAAACAAAAAGAGGCTATTGAAGAGGAGAACCGCCGACCGCTCCACCCAACCTCCAACCGGATGAGAGCTCATGGCATACGCCGTAACGCCCACCCAGGCTCCCAGCGGAAAGAAGAGACGCTCTGCCCACACCGCGCTGAGTCGTCGCAACAGAACGAAGGGGCACAGCAAAACAAACGCCATCGCGGGAAGAATATGGGCCAGGGTCAACGCAGTATGCGAGGCAAACACCGCATCAAGCGCCGCCGTTGGCGAAGACCCTACTGCCCCATACGGCGTCGGACGAGCAAGCACCACAACCCTACGCAGCACAACGGCAACCGCGATCACGACGCAGATCCAAAAGCACACCTTCAGCCACGCAGGATAGACGTCACGAGACGAGCTCTCTCGCATTCCGATTCCCCGCACCGGAGCCTTTGCATCCATACGTTCTCCCTCGCTGCGAGGCCACGCCGCACGACACGACAGCACACGGAAAGGCCATTAAAAGATACGCAGCGAAGGATACGCAGCGAAGAGTCCCGCTGTTCCCTACTGACCGCCGCCCGAACCCGCGCTGAGGCTGAAGATCGGCAGATACAGAGCAATCAGAATCGTCGTCACGACCAACCCCATCATGATCAGGATGAGCGGCTCAATCAGACTCATCGCCGCTGTGAGATTCGTCTGCACGTCCTCTTCAAAGAACTCCGCCACCGAGTTCAGCATCTGCGGCAGCGCACCGGTCGACTCGCCCACCTCGATCATCTCGATTGCCAACTCCGGAAACACCTTCGTCGACTGCAGACTGACAGACAGTCCCTTGCCCTCGCGCACCGTCTCGACTGACCTATAAACCGCGCTCGCAATCTGCTTTGAATCGATTGACTTCGCCGCCGTCTCGAGCGAAGGCACCAGTGGCAAACCGCCCGTCAGCAGCGTCGAGAGCGTCCGCGAAAACAATCCCACCTGATACTTCAGCCACACGCTTCCGAACACCGGCAGAGCAATCCGAATCCGATCCAACATGCTACCGCCCGCATCCGTCTTCGACCACCGATAGATGAAGAATCCAACCGCCCCAACCACAACAGCGACATAGATCCCATACTCCTGCGCCTCTTTGCCCAAGTTCAGCAGAAATGTCGTCAACGCAGGCAGCTTCGTCCCCAACTGGTCATACAACTGCGCAAAACGCGGCACCACAAACGTGATCAAAAAGATGAACAGCCCGATCACCATCACCACCAGCAGCGCCGGGTAGATCAAGCTCGCCTTCAACTTCTTCCGGAACGTCAGCGACACCCGCTGAAAGTCCAGAAACCGCTGCAACACCTCTTCGAGATTTCCCGACCGCTCCCCCGCCAGCAGCGTCGTCGTATACACAATCGGGAATCCACCCTGCGCCTCGAACGCCTGCGAGATCGACTCACCCGTCTTCACCCGCGCTGCAACATCCTCAAGCTGCGCGCGAAAGTGCGGCAGCTTCTGTCTTCTCGCAAGCAGCTCGAGCGAACCCAGAATCGGCAACCCAGCCTTGATCAACGTCAGAAACTGCTGATTAAAGATCAGGAAAGTCTCGAGCTTCACCTTCTTCTTGCTGCCGCCACCCAGTACGCTCTTCGCCTTGACCGAATAGACGTAGTACCCCGCCTGCGTAAACCGCGCCTTCAGCTCCTCCGCAGTTGCCGCCGCGTGGCTCTGCTCCATCACTCGTCCGCGCTCATCTGCCAGCTTGATGACAAACTCAGTCATAGACCTCTAACCCCACCACCCCTTGATGTAGCTTCGTTCATCCCGGTAGCTTCATCTTAGACGTTCTCATAACAAATTAGCCCTCACAGCCGCGCATGCACATACAACTACCTTGCAGCATCACGACCGCGAGCAAGTTTTCTATCGAAGAGCCAGCGATTTACCGCAAAAGCCTGCAGTGAAGGCTTTATCATGCACACATCGACTCGGAGGCATCTGTTGCGGGCTAAAGCTACAGCCATTCTGGTACTGCTTCTCTTTGCGGCTCTCTCCACGCGCGCAGCGGTTGCTCCCGCACAACCGCCCCTCACGATCGAAGGCCTTGGCAAACCCGTTGTCCCGCTCGACGGCCCATGGCAGTTCCACATCGGTGACGATCCCACCTGGGCCTCCCCAAGTCTCGACGACTCCCAATGGGAGAGCATCCAGACCGACAAGCCCTGGGGCGCGCAGCAGCACTTCGGATACACCGGTTATGCCTGGTACAGGCGCCACATCGACTTCGCCCCGGGCCCGAGCGACAAACTCGACCTCTCTCTGGCCCTCGGCTATGTCTCCGATGTCTACGAGATCTACTGGAACGGCACGAAGATCGGCGGCTACGGCACGATGCCGCCGCATCATCGCTCCTACTGGGGCAATATTCCGCAGGTATACCGTCTCGGCAAACCACAGCCCGGAGTTCTCGCCATCCGCGTCTGGAATAACATCCCCGCCTCCTCCGACTCAGGGACATCCGGAGGCCTCTATGCTCCGCCCTACCTTGGAACCTCCGACGCGATCACGGCTCTGCTCACCAGCCGTAATTACCTCTGGCTCAAAGCCAGTCAGTACTCCTTCGCAATTGTTCTTTTCTATGGCCTGGTCGCCATCCTGGGCCTGCTGGCGTGGTTGCAGGACCGAAGCCGGCGACTGCTCCTCTGGATGTCGCTGTTTGCCTTCGCTCCGGTAGTGCTGGAGATCGTGGGAGGCTTTCGCATCCCTTTCCCCCAAAACATCGTAATGGCGATTCAACAGCCGTTCTTTTCAGTCCTGGACATCTGTCTCTGGTTTCTCCTGCTCTATCTGCTGAAGCTCGAAGATCACCCCCGCCTGGTGCGATGGACGCGCATCCTCGCCTGGATCTCCATCATCAGTACGTCTCTCGACGGCCTCATCGTCTTGAACTGGGGATACTGGGACGGGCGATTCTCGCAGATAGCCGATGCCGTGGTTACAGCAACCTTCACCGCCGTCGAGATCTGGCCGCTGGTCCTGATCTACTTCGGCTTCAGAAAGAAGCTGGGCACTCCAACCTGGCTGGTTGTCTTCTTTGCATCTTTCAGCCAGATGCTCCTCGTCATCAAAGCAGCCGCTCTGCAGGGTGAGAGATTCACGCACTGGACGCTCGGCACAAAGATCGATGCACCACTGTTCTTTGTGAATGACAATCCGTTCAACCTCCCAGCGATCGTAGACACGCTGCTGTTCATCTCCATCGTGTACGCGGTCTATCGTTACTCGGTCGACCAGAATCATCGTCAGGCAGCCATCCAGCAGGAGTTCAAAAGCGCACAAGAGCTCCAGCGCGTCCTCATCCCCGAAACACTTCCACCCATTCCAGGATTCGCCGTTACCAGCGCATACCGCCCCGCAGCCGAGGTCGGTGGAGACTTCTTCCAGCTCATCGCCAAAGCAGAGGGCTCCTCCCTCTTCATCCTCGGCGACGTCAGCGGCAAAGGCCTCAAGGCCGCAATGGCCGTCTCGCTCATCGTCGGCACCGTCCGCACCCTCGCCGAGATGTCCGACGATCCCGCAGAGATTCTCTCCGGCCTCAATCGTCGCCTGCACAACCGTCTCCAACAAGGTTTTGTCACCTGCCTCATCCTTAGCCTAGAACCAGACGGTCGCTGCACCTTCGCCAATGCAGGCCACCTTCCGCCGTACCTCAACCAGAACGAGCTGCACCTCCCGCCGGAACTCCCTCTCGGCCTCGTCGCCTCCGCCAGCTACGACAAGGTCACCATCCAGCTCGAAGTCGGAGACCGCCTCACCCTCTACACCGACGGCCTGCTCGAGGCCCGCAATCCCTCAGGCGAGATCTTCAGCTTCGAGCGCCTCCAACAGCTCATCGCCACCAAACCCGACGCCAAGCAGGCCAGCGATGCCGCCGTCACCTTCGGTCAGGAAGACGACATCACCGTCCTCACCATCACCCGCCTCGCTACCGGCGTCGAATCCACCACCGTGCTCGAAGCCCCAACGCTGGTCCCGCTAACAGCCTGATGTTGACGCACTCACCTCTTCATCAGACAAACATCATCATCCACGTTCTCTTCGGAATCGCGGCGCTGGCCCTTGGTCTCATTGCCATAAGTAGGCCGAAGCGGCGCGGACTGCATACCCGCGTGGGGATCCTCTTCATCTACGCGTATCTGGTCGTAGTGACCACCGCTTCACTCGGCCTGATCGTTTTCAATTTCAGATCCTTCCTGGCGGTCGTTACGGTTCTCAGCATCTACGATGTCTTCGCTGGATACCGCGCATTGCAACTGCGGGGACGGCGTCCGCAGACGGTTGATCGGATCGCCAGCATCGTCGGTCTCCTGACTCCCTGGCTGTTCATAACCATCATGCGACGGCTGCACCAGCCGTGGGCTCCAGCCCTCACATGGTCGATCCTCGGGGGGCTCATCGCCTCAAGTGGGTATGATCTTCTCCGCAACATACTCCCACTCTCCTGGCTAAAGCGCATTTGGGTGCAGGAACATCTACTCAAGATGATGAGTGCCTACATCGCAATCACGTCTGCATTCGCCGGAACCGTCTTCGCTCGCTACATGCCTTGGGCGGCCATCGTGCCATCTATACTCGGCACGATCGTAGGGTGGAGTTTTGTCCTCATCGGTCCTCGCGCTTGGAGACACAACACCCGAAAAGCACTCGTATCTCAATAGAACTCGACCGACTACCCGTCAACCCGCTGCAATCCCATCCAGCATCGTCATCAACGAATCCCTCGCATCGCTCACTGCGGTTCTGTCGCCCTCCAGCCGGCTGATCATGAGCGCCCCCTCCAGAGTCGCGATGATCGTATTCGCAATTCTCCGGGGCTGCACCCCTCCTCGAATCTCCCCGCTCACAAGTCCGTCTTCCACAATGCTCGCAAGCCGCGCCTTCCACTCCTTCATCGCAGCACATACCAAGTCCCGCAGCACCGGATTCCCATCATCTGCATCGATCGCTGTATTCATTAACGGGCATCCTCCAGGAAAGATTCCCGGAGTCTCCGCAAACCGCTTCACCGAGTACTGCAGCTTTTCCACCGTACCCGAGATCGCATCCTGCCCCTCTCGCCGAGCCTTGGCCACCCGCGTCCACGCATACTGAAACGCCTCTGCCGCAAGCTCTTCCTTGCTGGCAAAGTGCCGATAGACTCCACCCTTCTCCAGCCCCGTAGCATCCAGCACATCCTGCATCGAGCACCCGGCAAAACCCCGCTGATTGAAGATCGGAGCTGCCTCCTCGATGATTCTCTGGCGCGTCAAGTCGCCTTTACTCATATCCTTGCCTCGCTCGCTCTGCCCCGCTCGAAGATCCTACCCGAAGAAAACGCATCGAGCAGCACTTCTCCTGAATCAGATGCTTAAAGAAACCGATCAGTCTCTTTTTGAGACGAACCGGCGATTCGGGAGGAGATTGATCAAATTATGGCTACTTCGACCCTCGTTGAACCGGCTCAGAACGCTCCTCAAGGGCACGCAAAAGCCACTCAGGCCTCCCGGCCCCGGCCAATGATCAACCCGTGGGTGGTGGCTCTCACCGTAACCCTGGCCACCTTCATGGAGCTGCTTGACACCTCCATCGCCAACGTCTCCCTGCCCTACATCGCCGGCGGTCTCGGCCGCTCCTACGACGAAGTCACCTGGATCCTCACCACGTACCTCGTCGCCAACGCCGTCGTGCTGCCCATGTCCGCCTGGCTCTCCCGCGTCTTCGGCCGCAAAACCTACTACATGGCCTGCGTAACCCTCTTTACCATCACATCTTTCTTCTGCGGCATCGCTCCCACCCTCGGCATCATGCTTCTCTCGCGCGTCCTGCAAGGCATCGGCGGCGGCGGCCTCGCCCCGGTCGAACAAGCCATCCTCGTCGACGCCTTCCCTCCGGCCAAACGCGCCTCCGCCTTCGCCCTCTATACCGTGGCGATCGTCACCGCTCCCGCCATCGGCCCCGTCCTCGGCGGCTGGATCACCGACAACTACAACTGGCGCTGGGTCTTCTTCATCAACATCCCCGTCGGCATCCTCTCACTCTTTCTCACCAACCGCTTCGTCCACGATCCCCCCACCTTTGCCGAAGAGCGCAAGACGGTCCGCGTCAACGGCAAGCTTCGCATCGACGGCATCGGCATCGCACTCGTTGGCCTCGGCTCCGCAGCCCTCGAAGTCCTCCTCGACCGCGGCCAGATCGACGACTGGTTCGGCTCGCCTTTCATCATCTGGATGTTTGTCATCGGCGTGGGCTGCCTGACAGCCGCCGTCTTCTGGGAGCTCCACGTCCCCGACCCCATCATCGACTTCCGCCTGCTCAAGATCCGCAACTTCGCGTTCGCAAACTTCTTCTACTTCATCTTCGGCTTCGGCCTCTTCGCCTCCACTACCATGATTCCGCAGCTCCTCCAGTCCCTCTACGGCTACCGCGCCATCGACGCCGGCCTCGTCCTTGGGCCTGGCGCACTCGTCATCACCTTCCTCGCCCCGGTAGGCGCGCAGTTAGTCCAGCGCGGCATCGTCAAGCCCCGCATCCTGCTCTTCGGAGCCGTGATGATCGTCGGCATTTCCTTTCTGCACTATGCCCACTTCAATCTCGACACCGACTACAAGCACTACGCCCTCGCCCGCGCCCTGCAAGGCCTCGGCTACGGCTTCTTCTTCGTGCCGTTGTCGGTCATCGCCTACTCGCAGCTCAGCCCCGCACAGAACAACAAAGCGTCATCGCTCACCAACTTCTTCCGCAACTGGGGCGGCAGCTTCGGTATCGCCTTCATCACCACCATGTCCGAGCGCCGCCAGAACTTCCACCAGGAGCGCGTTGGCTCAACCATCGCAGCCTCCAGCAGCAGCCTGCAGGAAAACATCCACCAGACCGCCGCCTACCTGCAAGCCCACGGCTTCTCCCCAGCCGACGCCGTCACCGCAGCCTACGGCCGCGTCTACGACCAGCTCCACGCCCAAACCCAGCTGCTCGCCTTCATGGACTGCTTCCACATCATCGGCGTCATCACCCTCATCGCCGCCCCCCTCGTCCTGCTCACCAAGAGCTTCAAGGCACCAGCCAAAGCCCCAGAAGGCCATTGAAACTTCGTAGACCAGCCGCAGCCCGCGTACAGGAGAAAGTTCCGATACACGGGCCGCGTCGACTGGACCATCGTCAGCCTGCCTTAACGCCACCGAGATCGCAAAAGAGAGCGGTCTGCCCGGCGCCGTTGCGCGTAAGAGAGCCGAGCAGGCCATCATCCAGATCGAAGGCTCCCTCATCCTTGGCCGCGTCCTCGGCGACACCAAAGCCTTCCATAGAGTGTTCGATGAGTTGCCTTCACTCCTTATCCGCGAGTAACTCGACGCATACACGCGAACCGGCACGTCACCTTTGCAAACAATAAAAAGCCCCGGCCATTGCCGGAGCTTCTTTTTCTAACGAACTCTCAAAAAACTAAACGCTGAAGCTTGATCCGCAGCCGCAGGTGCTCTTCACTGCTGCATTCTCGAACTTGAACCCGGCGGCCTCAAGCGTCTCCACGTAATCCACCGTGCAGTTGCTCAGGTACATCGCCGACGTCGCGTCCACAAACACCTTTAGATCCTCGAACTTATAGACCTTATCCATCATGCCGCTCTGATTCTCGAACGACATGGAATATTGAAAGCCCGAACATCCACCACCGACCACACCAATGCGCAGCCCAGCAGGAACCGGGCTCTGTGTCGCCATGATCTCCCGAACCTTGTTGATCGCGGCAGGCGTCAGGGTTACAGGCGTAGTCGAAGCAGGCGCTCCAACAACGACTTCAGGGGTAACGGTTGCAGTGGACATCGGCAAATCTCCTTGTCTGATTCAGACTTCTTAAGTGTATGCGCCTGCCACCGCTCCGGCAAGCCCTGATTGTATAGATGCATGGCCGCCCCTTCCGATTCAACCCTCCAAAAGATACAAAGCCTCACCGCTTCCTGCTACCATCAGGCCCGTACCACCATGAAACTCCTCCTGCTTATCTCGAACGCCTTCATCAACACCATGGGCATCACCCAGCCTTCGCCGAAGGCCGCGAACCGCGCCGCCTGGTTCATCGTCATCATGCTCGCGGCCGTCATCGCCGTCGTCGCCACCATCGCAGCTCTGGCGATCCATTGGGCCTCTCACCGCTAGATTTTGCCCGTTACAACCTGGTTCCCCCTCCCAAAAAGGCTTTTTATTGCCAAATACAGGGCGTATCATTGCCGCAGACGGCCCATTACCAAAGAAACTACAGTCCGGTAACCTGGACCGCCCAAAAAACGTCGGCCCTGTTACAGGGCGGAGGAACCGCTATGAGCGCTTTACCTGTTCTCCTAATTGTCTGGGCGGTATTCGCAGCCTGTTTCCTCGCGCTACTTGCCTACAAGGGACAGCTCACCCGCTACGAAGAGGACCAACTGTTCCTCAATGAAACCCTCTCCCACGAACAGCAGGTTCAGTCGGAGATCGTCCGCAAAGTCAACCGGATAGCACCCTTTGTCCGCGTATTTGGCGTCGCCGCAGCCGTCATGACCGCCGGCATCGTCGGCATCTTCACCTACGACGCCTGGCAGCATCTTCGGTAGATCCTTCAAGAGGATCTAGATTCGCACAGTTGGTCTGACTTCAGCCTTTGCGATCTGCCGCACCACCAGAACTTAATCGATGAGCCTTCACCGGGAAGCAGCAAATTCGCTCTCCCAGGGGAAGGCTCTCGTCGTTCTGCCGCGAAGCCTAAGCGTTGTACGTCGATGAAGAGGTCTTCCCACCGCGTCCTGTCCAGTTCGTATGGAAGAACTCGCCGCGCGGCTTATCGATGCGCTCATACGTGTGCGCTCCAAAGAAGTCGCGTTGCGCCTGAAGCAGGTTCGCGGGCAGCCGCTCCGTTCGGTAACCATCATAGAAAGCCAGCGCCGTGGAAAACGCCGGCATCGGCACACCAATCTCGATTGCGTGAATGATCGCCTTTCTCCACGACCACTGGAATTTGTTCAGCACATCGGAGAAGAACTGATCCATCAGCAGATTCTGCAGCTTCGGGTCCTTATCGAAGGCCGCCTTGATGTCGCCCAGGAACACGCTCCGAATGATGCAGCCGCCCCTCCACATCAGCGCGATGCCGCCCATATTCAGATTCCACTTCTGCTCTTTCTCCACCGCGCGTAGCAACATGTAGCCTTGCGCGTAGCTAATCATCTTCGAACAATAAAGGGCGCGCCGAACGTCCTCAATAAACTCTTTCTTCTCCGAAATCGTCAGCACCTTCTTCGGCCCCTGCAACACCTTCGAAGCCGCAACACGCTCATCCTTCAGCGCCGACAGGCAACGCGCAAACACGCTCTCGCCGATCAACGTCACCGGCATCCCAAGATCCAGCGCCGAGATCGCCGTCCACTTCCCTGTTCCCTTCTGCCCTGCGGTATCCAGAATCTTGTCGAGCATGGGCGTGCCGTCGTCGTCCTTCTTCGCAAAGATCGTCGCCGAGATCTCAATCAAATAACTATCGAGCTCACCCTTGTTCCACTCCGTAAACACATCATGGAACTGATCCGCAGTCAGCCCCAGACCATCCTTCAACAACTGATACGCCTCGCAGATCAGTTGAATATCGCCATACTCAATCCCGTTGTGCACCATCTTCACGTAGTGCCCTGCACCATCTTCCCCAACCCAGTCGCAGCAGGGAGTTCCATCCTCCACCTTCGCCGCAATCGCCTGAAAGATCTCTTTCACGTGAGGCCACGCAGCGGGATTTCCCCCCGGCATAATCGAAGGGCCAAACCGCGCACCCTCTTCTCCACCCGAAACACCGGTGCCAATAAATAAGATGCCTTTCTTCGCTAGCTCCTTCGTCCGGCGATTCGTATCGGTAAACAATGAGTTCCCACCATCAATCAGGATGTCGCCCTTCTCCAGATAGGGCAGCACATGTTCAATCGTCTGATCGACAACCTCGCCCGCCTTCACCATCAACATCACGCGGCGTGGCAGCTTCAACGACTCGCACAGCTCCTTCGCTGAGTGCGTTCCAACCACCTTCGTTC is drawn from Edaphobacter lichenicola and contains these coding sequences:
- the gnd gene encoding decarboxylating NADP(+)-dependent phosphogluconate dehydrogenase, translating into MAEASCDIGLIGLAVMGQNLVLNMNDHGYKVAVFNRTTSKVDEFLSDEAKGTKVVGTHSAKELCESLKLPRRVMLMVKAGEVVDQTIEHVLPYLEKGDILIDGGNSLFTDTNRRTKELAKKGILFIGTGVSGGEEGARFGPSIMPGGNPAAWPHVKEIFQAIAAKVEDGTPCCDWVGEDGAGHYVKMVHNGIEYGDIQLICEAYQLLKDGLGLTADQFHDVFTEWNKGELDSYLIEISATIFAKKDDDGTPMLDKILDTAGQKGTGKWTAISALDLGMPVTLIGESVFARCLSALKDERVAASKVLQGPKKVLTISEKKEFIEDVRRALYCSKMISYAQGYMLLRAVEKEQKWNLNMGGIALMWRGGCIIRSVFLGDIKAAFDKDPKLQNLLMDQFFSDVLNKFQWSWRKAIIHAIEIGVPMPAFSTALAFYDGYRTERLPANLLQAQRDFFGAHTYERIDKPRGEFFHTNWTGRGGKTSSSTYNA